ACCCCTGTCCTCCCATAGTTGTAGGTGTCGGAATAGGCGGTACCGTAGATAAGGTAACCTTAATAGCAAAAAAAGCCTTGATGAGACCTATGGATAGTTATAATCCAGATCCTTTCTATGCTAACCTCGAAAAAGAAATGCTTGAGAAAGTCAACGCCTTAGGTATAGGCCCCCAAGGTTACGGAGGTAAGACTACGGCTTTAAGGGTTTTAATTGAAACCTATCCCACACATATTGCAGGTCTTCCTATTTGTGTAAATATAAACTGTCATGCAACACGCCATAAGGAAGTTACTTTATAAGGGAGGAAGGAAAAATGTCTGAGATGAAAAAACTTACAACACCATTTACAAGGGAAGATTTAAAAGATGTTAAGGCCGGAGATATTGTTTTATTGAACGGCTATATTTATACAGGAAGAGATGCAGCTCACAAACGCCTATGCGAACTTTTAGAAAAGGGAGAAAAACTCCCCATAGATGTAAAGGGGGCTGTCATGTACTATGTAGGGCCTAGCCCTGCAAAGCCCGGAGAGCCCATAGGTTCTGCAGGGCCTACAACCAGTTACAGAATGGATGCCTACACGCCTCAGCTTTTAGATGAGGGGCTTATGGCTATGGTCGGAAAAGGAAAAAGAAACGATGAGGTAGTTGCAAAAATAATCGAACATGGAGCTTGTTATTTTGCTGCCATCGGAGGAGCCGCTGCCTTGATTAAAAGCCGAATTAAATCGGCCGAAGTTATCTGCTATGAAGATTTGGGAGCTGAAGCTGTCCGGAAGCTCTATGTTGAAGATTTTCCTGTAACCTGCATAATCGATTCTAAGGGGAACAACCTTTATAAACTGGGACGCGAAGAATACTTAAAAAGCCTAAATTAAAAGGTAGATGACTAATTTACAAAAAATTAACCTAGAGCTTAAAAGTCAAAAAGAAAAATTTACAGCTCTTTTAAAAGAAAATGGCCTTATTGCGGACTCCCTTGAAAGTGTTTACGGCATTTTTGATGAAGCCGACAATTTGGCCGCCTGCGGAGGGCGGGAAAAAAATATCTTAAAATGCTTTGCCGTAAAAGATGAATTTAAGGGCATCGGTCTTACCGACGAGATTTTATCGGCCCTCTTAAAAGACGCTTACGGAGAAGGTTATAAGTTCTTTTTTATATTTACAAAAAGATCAAGCGTTTCTTTTTTTACGGGGGCAGGTTTTATAAACTTAGCCTCATCGGATGATTCTTCCTTATTATACAGGGGAGAAAAAACCGTAGAGGAGGTTTTAAAGAATGAGCTCTTTCCTTATTGCCCTGACGGTATACCTTACGGTATAAGCGATGAGGGAAATGCAGCCATAGTTATGAATGCAAATCCCTTTACCCTCGGCCACAGATATTTAATAGAAAAAGCCTTAGACTATTGCGGAAGCAAGAGCCGCCTTTTTGTTTTTGCCGTTGAGACAGACAAAAGTTTTTTTTCTTTTAATGACCGTTTTATGCTTATCAAAAAAAATACGGAAGACTTAAAAAATGTAGTAGTGCTTCCTTCATCTCAATTTTTAATAAGCGGAGCGACATTTCCGTCCTATTTTTTAAAAGAAAAAAGTTTAATAAGCAAAAATCAAACTCAGCTTGATGCAAGGATATTTTTAAAATATTTTGTACCTCTTTTTAATATTAAAATCCGCTTTTTGGGAGAAGAACCATTAGATCCGAGTACCGAAATATATAATCAAACTCTATTGAATGAGCTTCCTCCTCAATGTGAGGTAAAAATAATTGAGCGTAAAAAAACTCAAAATCAGCAAATCATTTCCGCAACGCAAGTTCGAAAGGCATTTCAAAATAATAGTCTTGAAGATGTCCGATCCTTTTTACCCGAAACTACTTATAATTTTTTAAGGTCTTTAAAACAAAAAGACTAATTGATACCGGAGAAAAGATGAGTTTATCCTTATTGGAAAAAAGAGAAAAAACCGACTCCTTTGAAAAAGAGCTTTTAAGCCGTTTTCCTTTTAAAACACTTGTAGTAATCAGGGCCAATATTCCGGGCGGAAAAAAGGGCTCAATCGAATCGAATTGGATTGTATACCGCATTTTTTTGGAATGTAAAAAAAAGATGGCCCCTATAAAAATTTTTCATTCCTATACTGATGAAGAAGGCTTAATCTTTTTTTTGATTGTAGATGCTCCGCCCTTGGAAGTAAAAGCCTTGAGCATAAAAATTGAAGATGATGAATCCCTTGGCCGTCTTGCCGATATTGATGTTTTAACTGCGGAAAAACTTTTTTCGCGTAATGATTTTCCCCAAAATAATAAGAGGCGGAAATGTTTTTTATGCGAAAAAGATGCCGTGATCTGTGCGAGAAGCCGTGCTCATTCCCAAAAAGAAATAATGAATTTTATCTTAAAAAAAGTTCATGAAGATTGGTCTAACAATGGGGATATTTTTGAGCTTTTGGGTAATTTAACCGAAAGCTCCCTACTTGCAGAGCTTTGCCGTCCATTGGGCTTCGGCTGTGTTACGGCTAATTCTCAAGGCTCCCACAAGGATATGGATTTTTTACTCATGCTTGAATGTATTCCCCTGATAGGGAATGCAATTAAAAATTTAAGCGAAAAAGATTGCGAATCCTTTGAGGCCTTGCGTGAGTATGGAAAAAAACAAGAAAAAAAACTGTTCGATTTAACGGGCGGGGTAAACACCTATAAGGGGGCCTTATTTTTGCTTCTTATCTTAAATGCCTGCACATTCCGTATAATAAAAGAAAAAAAAACTTTCACCGATTTAAGCAAAGAAATTGCAGACTTTTCTCTTCCCTTAAAAAAAGATTTTGAGCTTAGAGCCTGCTCCCCGTCTTCTTTACAAGCCTTTAATAATTTAGGGAGCGGGGGAGTGAGGGGCTTAGCCCTTTCAGGCTTTGCAGAACACTTTCAAAATTGGCTTCCCCTCTATAAAAAAACTTTTTCGGAAGGCGGGGACTTTGTAAAAATTATTGTTAAGATGATTGAAAGCACCTGCGACACTACAATTATAAAACGCAAGGGCGAAAAAGCCCTACTTGATGTACAAAAAAAAGCTCAAGAATTGCTTTGTATAAAGGATAAACCGGCCCAAGAAACTTCTATAAAGGAATTCTCGGCATGGTGCGAAAAAAACAATATCTCCACTGGCGGCACCGCCGATAAGATTATCATTTTGTATAATCTGGCACTGATAAGGGAGATTTTTGTTTGACATAGCTTATAAAAACGTATATAATAATCGATGTAATTTTGCTATCATTCGGTTTGAATGGGCTTTAAGGAGTTTTTAGATGAAAAAATATTTTTTTGGTTTGGCTGTATTTACAATTATTGTAAGTACTTTGTTTACAGGATGTGAGACCCTTGAAAGCGGGAAGGGAGAAAAACAACCTTATTTTAGCGAAAAAAATGAGCAAAAGTTTCTTAGACCGGAGCGGCAAATAGGGTTTACAACCGAGGGCCTTTCAGAGAAAATATAATTTACAAAAAACGGTAAAAGGCTTATGCTTCCCGTATCTTATCAAGAAGCCGAAAAAGTTTTTGACTTTGATGAAAAAGAAATTGAAGGGTTAAATTCAAATTCCGGTAACAAATTATGGTATCGAATGAATAAGGTCTTAAACGCAAATAAAAAACAATGGCCTTTTCAGGCTGCTGAGACTAATGATTGGGGAGGTAATGTTCTTTATATTTTATACCTTGCAGATTTTATCAATGTTTATGAAGATAAGGCTCCTTCAATGGTAGATATGACAAATGCACCGGACTGGTTTAAAGAAGTATTGGCATACCGCAAAACCGTTCCTAATTACGGTAAAACCGAAAAAGATTTTAGCATTAATACATTAAATGCAAAGGTAAGAGCCGGAAACAAGGAAGTCGTTGTTTCATGGACTACAAATAAATATTTAAAAGGTGTTATTATTGAATGGTATCATGATGAGTATATGAATCGTAAAAAAATAACAATTACTGACGGAAGTACTAAATATGTGTTTAAGGATTTGCAAAATCTTAGACCTTATAAGTTTAAAGTTAGTTTTGCAGATAATTCCGGCGAGATAATAAAAAAAACATATTGGATGAGGGCTACTCCTAGAAGCGGAGATATAAATAAGGACTATATTAAAGGAACTTCCGACTTTGTAAATGCAAAATATGAGCTTTTACTTCCTGAAGATTATCATATAAGTTGTTATGACTGGGGTAGTGATGTTAATAAAATTGCCTTTTCTAAAGACGGTAAAATGATATTGGTTCCCAATAAGTTTTTAAAAGCTGAAAATATTTTTGACTACACCAAGGAAGAGATGGGATATAAAGATATTTTTTGGACCAGAATGGAAAAAGTATTAAAAACTAAAGATAAACAAAGGAGTTTTTTTGCTTCAATAGCCGGTGAAAACGGTAACGTTCTATGGCTTCTTTATTGTGCAGATTTTTTAAATATCTATCAAAAAAAGCTCCCCGGCATGGTCGATTTATCGAATGCCCCCGACTGGTTTAAAACTTTAATGGAACAAAGAAAAAACTCACCCGATTCTTATGTAAAGGATGAGTACAAATAGATTTTAAAAATGCTTCTTTCCGCCTGTATTGACAGGCGGGAAGGGATGCGGCAGGCAATGTTTCCATATCCTTTCAAGTAAGTTAAGTTCCCTATCAATTTAACCGATACTATGAACATGGGCAGGTGTAACATAAACTTTAAAAAATATATTTTTATTTTGTTTTTTTCTCTTTCTTTTTTTTCCGTTTATTCTGATGATGATATTAAGGAGTCTTATGACAGCAAATTTTTAAAGGTTGATGATGGGCTGATTCCTCTGGTTCCTTTAGATAGAGTGCCCGATTCCGCTTTGGTTAGAAGGGATATTGCAAAATCATGGCTTTTAGCGGCTCCTGAAGAAATTGCCTCCCGGCATTTACACATTGACGCGGATTCGGCCGGAAACCTTTTTAAAATAAGATCGGTATATCTAAAAGAGAAAAAGCTTCTTGCCGTAGTTATAAGCCCCATCGATACCGAGTTTTCAAACCTCGAAAAGGTTCCGCAAGGGACATGGATTTTATACCGGAATTATGAAACGGGAGCACCCGAATGTATTAAGATTTATCCGCGTGAAAATCCTGAACTTTATTTAAGCATAAGGCCTTCATCATCAAAAAATAAATCTTTTATAAGTATTTGTCTTTTTAATACTTATGTCAGAAAAGATATTTCCGTAGGTATTCCTTTTGAAAATTTATATTATTTGCCTCTTTTAAAACTAAGGGACATTACAAAGGATATGCTTCCTTGGGACATCTTTAATCCGCCTATTTTTTATAACGGTGTTGAAGCGGCATCAGATACAATTCGGGAAAGGTTAAAGACCTTGGTTTATGTGGAAGACGGAGCCTTTGACGAATTCGGTAAGCCTGTCCATTTAATGGACGGAAGGCCTCAGACTGAAGATGATATTGTAAAAGCCATTCGGCCCGATCAAAGACTTAAAGACGTAAAGGGCGGCGTAAACTGTTCAGGTTTTGCCAAATGGATAGTGGACGGAATGATTCGGCCGATAGCAGGGCAGGGTATCTTTATTAAGAGCCTTAAAACCGAAACCGATGTGCCTGACACTTATTTTACCAAGCCTTACAAAGAAAGAGAACTCCATTTCGGCCTTGAGTGGATACGTAATCTTGCGGCTGCAGCTTTAAGTTTAAACGTAAAACGTACTGTAAAGCCCATAGGTTCCGGCGTTGATGTTACGATTGAACCCTTTGCTCTTGTGCCTCCCATAAAGCAAAAGAATATAAAAGAAGATTTTGCTTCATTTAAGGGATATGAAAAAACAGCGGGTTATCAGACTTCTTATTTACAAGCTCTCCTTTATTACCTTGCCATAAGCGAGCCGGGGCATTTTTATTTAGGAGCGGTAAGCCGGACTGTAAGCCAGGCTGCAAGCCCGGAAAAAGGAAGTCCGCCTCTTAGGCAATATCATCATATTGCGGCCTTTTTCCCTTATTTTGACGTTTTCGGTAATTTTCATATTGATGTTTACGAAAGCGGAAAAGAAACTTCAATAGAGCAATTTATGAGTTTGAACGCTGATGCCTTTACAGCCTTGGTCAGAATCAGGGCTCCCCAACCCGGAGTATTCAATCCTTAAGATAAGTCGTAATGGTCTAGTCTGCTGACAGGCTGTCTATAGGCTGCTTATTATTTGAGGCAGGGCCCTATCTCCCATTTTATTTTTTAATAAAAAGGCTAGGGCAGTTCCTGTTAAAAGCCCTAAAAAAAGCCCTCCTACAATGGCTTTTTCTGTGTAAAAAATAAGGTAGGAGCTCAAACTGAAAACAAAGGCTAAAAGTAAGGGAATAATAACAGAAGAGAGGGTTTGAATCCGTGTTTGGGTTTCCTTAATTTCTACAATAACGAAGTCTCCTTTTTTTAAATTTTTTCCGCTATTGTTTAAAGCAGTAATCTTATTTCCGCTGACTGCCAAAAGCCCCTTTTCCTTGTTTTTACCGGCAAAACCGCAGCCTCCGCAAGTTGCACAGCTTTTTACCGCATAACAATCTTTTTGTTTTATGGAGCAGGCATTTTCGGTCTTTGAATTATCCAAATCTATGTTTATCTTTTCTACATTGTTTTTATCAGTCCACACTGACGTAACTATTCCGTATCTTTGCAAAGTTCCGACTCCTCAAAAATTCTTTTTATTTCTATTGCGTTCCCCTCATCATCGGTTTTGATAAAAAGGCCTTGAAGGACGGGGCGTGCCCAAGCGTCTTTTCCGAAATCGGGAAGGCAGGTACGGTATTCCCTTATTTTATCTTCAATCGCATATCCGCCGACTGAATTAAGGCTTCCTGTTCTGCCTGCATCCGTTATGTAGGCGGTTTTATTTTCTAAAATACACTCATCGGCTGTCTGCACCCTTGTTCCCGATCCGATCAGGGCTGAAACCTTGCCTGAAAGCAAAAAGCCTAGGGCTTGTTTTTCGGCAGTTGCAAAAGAGGAAAAATCTACAAAGATGATATCCGCTTCTTCTTTTAATCTGGAAACAAGTTTTTCGGTTTCAGTAAAGGGGTTTTCAGCCATTATTTTGTGATGTCCTATTCTGCCGATGACTGAAACGACGGCTATTTTTTTGTTCGGTTTTAAATTAAAAATCTTCCATCCGTTGCCGGGAGATTCCGACGGCAAATTAAAGGGGCGTAGCACATGGGGCGTTTTAGGAAGGTCATCTACCAAGTCTTTTTTTTGAAAGATTAAATCTCCTGAAGTGATACAGTCGATACCGAGTTTTTTTAAGTAGACGGCATGCTGTTTTCCAAGCCCACCCGAGCCCGTAGCCGAATTTGCATTAGCAATAACAAAATCGGCCTTATATTTTTCTTTTAAATTTGAAAGTTGTGTTTTTACAAGCCATACACCGGCCTTGCCTGTAATTTCGGCAATATATAAAATATTCATTATTTATTCTTGATAATCCATTTCTTTTAAAATTTTATTGCATCTTTCAGCCAAATCATTCATTCCCAATTCAAGATAGGTATCACGCAAGTTAAAAACCGCATCCCCCATTTCAGGGTCAAGTGTAACGGCCGATTCAAAGGCTCTCCGTGCAGCCCTATAGTTTTCTTTATTAAATAAAACCGTTCCGTAATTATTCCAAACCCTTCCGTTTTCGGGCTCCAGTTTTATAGCGCTTTCAAAGGCTCTTTCTGCCTGATCGATGTCTCCCGTTTCAAATAAAACAAGCCCTAATGAATCCCAAGCGTCAGCCTCATAGGGATTGTATTTTAAGGACTGAAAAAGAGCAAACTTACTGTCGTTTTGTCTTTTAGCGGCATAGTAGCTCAAACCTAGGTTGAGCCACATCAGGCTGTTATCGGGTTCAAGGGCAAGCCCTTTTTTTAAGCAGGCTATAGCTTCATTGTGAAAGCCCTGCATAGACATGCTCACTCCCGTATCATTAAAAAATTGAGCCGATTCTTGCATTTTCTACCTCAATATCGTGTTAAACAAATCGAAGATAAGTTCTTTTGCTTCGTTTTGTTTGTAATTATTTTGAAGCTTTATCAATGAAGCTTCTACAATTTTTTTGCCGTAATCTTCTGCCCTTTTTACAGCCTTTGAAGAACAAATAGCCGAAATCGAGGCTTCGACTGCTGGAGATTCTATGCCTTCCTTTGCAGCCTGTTTAAATAAAAGCTTTATTTTTTCGGTACCTTCAGGATTTTCTTCAATATAAAAAATTAGAGGAAGGCTTTTTTTGCCTTCAACTATGTCATCGCCCCGCCTTTTACCGGCGTTGCCTTCGGTAATATTTTTTACATCGTCCAAGATCTGAAAACCTATACCCATATCGGTCATAAGTTTTCCGTATTCTATAACCTCATTTATAGGTTTACCGGCAGCTATAAAGCCTAATTCTCCTGCCAACTTTGCAAGAGAGCCCGTTTTTAGGCTTATCATAGTTATGTATTCGTCGACTGACGGAATTATATCGGGATTTGAATGCCAGCCTATGTCCATAGACTGCCCTAAATGAAGCCTTCTTAAATTTTGCGAGTAAAACGAGTATATTTCGGCCCTTACGGATTCTGAAACTTCATAATTTATCAGGGGATTAAGGGCTTCAAAATAAAGCCATGAGGCGGAATTTAAAGCCGTATCAAGCCCGTATTTTATGTGAGCCGCAGGAGCCCCTCTGCGGGTATCGGATTTATCCTCTATATCGTCATGGACGAGGCTTGCCGTATGACAAAATTCGATGAGGGGGGTAAGGGGGTAGGCTCTTTCGGGATCGCCTTCTGCAAGTTCGCATGAAAGAACGCATAGAAGGGGTCTCCACCTTTTTCCTCCGCGTTTTACCAAATCCCTTACAGGATTGATGATATTCAAAAAAAAGCCGTCCGGCAAGCCGTAAGCTAATTCGCCGAAACTTTGAGAAATCCAGGAAGAAGTTATTTTTTCAGGCAAAAAACAATCGAGAGTTTTTTCGATATGTTCAAGCCTATTTTTTAATTCCATCATCTTTTCACAATATATCACAAAAATGGAAAATTGACAATCTATATTTGGTAATTGCCCAAATTCTTCTTTTTTGGTAAAATAAGAATGCTATAAAAATTTTGGAGCAAAATTATGGCAAAAGAAAAAAGAATTTTAGACCTTGAAAAGATTATAAAAAAACATCAAGACCTTTATTATAATGCCCAACCTGAAATTTCGGATGCGGAATTCGATGCTCTTTGGGATGAATTAAAAGCACTGGATCCTCAAAATAAACTTTTTTTTACGGTTCCGCTGGAGTCTACCGACGGTTTTGCAAAGTCGGAGCATATTATTCCTATGGGAAGTCAAGAAAAGGCTGCCGATCCGCCTTCATTTGAAGCTTGGGCCTTAAAGATGCCATTTAAAGAATATATCGTGCAATATAAAATGGACGGGGCAAGCCTTGAGCTTCAATACGAAGAAGGACATTTTGTGCGTGCCGTTACAAGAGGTGACGGAAAAATCGGGGACGATATAACCGAGAATGTGCTTAAAATGAAAGGGCTGATAAAAGATATTACTGTAAATATGGGGCCTGCCGCAGCCGATGGGGCAAAACCCTTTTCAGGCGGAATAAGGTGCGAGGTTATAATGCTCCGTTCCATTCACAAAAAATACTTTAAGGATAAGGCTAATTGCCGAAATGCCGCCAACGGGCTTATGAAAAAAAAGAACGGGGAATTGTGTGAGCACTTAAACCTTTTTGCCTATGATGCCGTTCAAGGAAGTATAGGCAATCCATTTACGGGAGATGCCCCCTTTAAAAATGAGTCCGAAAAACTCGTCTGGCTTAAAGAAGCGGGCTTTAATTGTGTTGAAGTAAAATACTGTAAAAGCATTGATGAGGTAATAGAATATAGGGCTCATGTTATGGATATCCGCCCTTCATTGGACTATGACATAGACGGCCTCGTAATCAAAAACGATACAATCGATCCCGAGGACATGAAAAGAGCCCGCCCAGAAAAACAGATAGCTTTTAAGTTCAGCTTGGAAGAAGCGGTTACCGTCCTAAAAGAAATCGAATGGAGCGAGTCGGGGGCTACCTATACCCCCATAGCCCTTATCGAGCCTGTACGCCTTGCCGGTACTACGGTAAAAAGAGCAAGCCTTGCAAACCCGAACATAATCAAGGCTCTA
The DNA window shown above is from Treponema denticola and carries:
- a CDS encoding Fe-S-containing hydro-lyase; its protein translation is MSEMKKLTTPFTREDLKDVKAGDIVLLNGYIYTGRDAAHKRLCELLEKGEKLPIDVKGAVMYYVGPSPAKPGEPIGSAGPTTSYRMDAYTPQLLDEGLMAMVGKGKRNDEVVAKIIEHGACYFAAIGGAAALIKSRIKSAEVICYEDLGAEAVRKLYVEDFPVTCIIDSKGNNLYKLGREEYLKSLN
- a CDS encoding citrate lyase ligase, with the protein product MTNLQKINLELKSQKEKFTALLKENGLIADSLESVYGIFDEADNLAACGGREKNILKCFAVKDEFKGIGLTDEILSALLKDAYGEGYKFFFIFTKRSSVSFFTGAGFINLASSDDSSLLYRGEKTVEEVLKNELFPYCPDGIPYGISDEGNAAIVMNANPFTLGHRYLIEKALDYCGSKSRLFVFAVETDKSFFSFNDRFMLIKKNTEDLKNVVVLPSSQFLISGATFPSYFLKEKSLISKNQTQLDARIFLKYFVPLFNIKIRFLGEEPLDPSTEIYNQTLLNELPPQCEVKIIERKKTQNQQIISATQVRKAFQNNSLEDVRSFLPETTYNFLRSLKQKD
- the citX gene encoding citrate lyase holo-[acyl-carrier protein] synthase; this encodes MSLSLLEKREKTDSFEKELLSRFPFKTLVVIRANIPGGKKGSIESNWIVYRIFLECKKKMAPIKIFHSYTDEEGLIFFLIVDAPPLEVKALSIKIEDDESLGRLADIDVLTAEKLFSRNDFPQNNKRRKCFLCEKDAVICARSRAHSQKEIMNFILKKVHEDWSNNGDIFELLGNLTESSLLAELCRPLGFGCVTANSQGSHKDMDFLLMLECIPLIGNAIKNLSEKDCESFEALREYGKKQEKKLFDLTGGVNTYKGALFLLLILNACTFRIIKEKKTFTDLSKEIADFSLPLKKDFELRACSPSSLQAFNNLGSGGVRGLALSGFAEHFQNWLPLYKKTFSEGGDFVKIIVKMIESTCDTTIIKRKGEKALLDVQKKAQELLCIKDKPAQETSIKEFSAWCEKNNISTGGTADKIIILYNLALIREIFV
- a CDS encoding SoxR reducing system RseC family protein — translated: MQRYGIVTSVWTDKNNVEKINIDLDNSKTENACSIKQKDCYAVKSCATCGGCGFAGKNKEKGLLAVSGNKITALNNSGKNLKKGDFVIVEIKETQTRIQTLSSVIIPLLLAFVFSLSSYLIFYTEKAIVGGLFLGLLTGTALAFLLKNKMGDRALPQIISSL
- a CDS encoding TIGR00282 family metallophosphoesterase; translated protein: MNILYIAEITGKAGVWLVKTQLSNLKEKYKADFVIANANSATGSGGLGKQHAVYLKKLGIDCITSGDLIFQKKDLVDDLPKTPHVLRPFNLPSESPGNGWKIFNLKPNKKIAVVSVIGRIGHHKIMAENPFTETEKLVSRLKEEADIIFVDFSSFATAEKQALGFLLSGKVSALIGSGTRVQTADECILENKTAYITDAGRTGSLNSVGGYAIEDKIREYRTCLPDFGKDAWARPVLQGLFIKTDDEGNAIEIKRIFEESELCKDTE
- a CDS encoding tetratricopeptide repeat protein, which encodes MQESAQFFNDTGVSMSMQGFHNEAIACLKKGLALEPDNSLMWLNLGLSYYAAKRQNDSKFALFQSLKYNPYEADAWDSLGLVLFETGDIDQAERAFESAIKLEPENGRVWNNYGTVLFNKENYRAARRAFESAVTLDPEMGDAVFNLRDTYLELGMNDLAERCNKILKEMDYQE
- a CDS encoding polyprenyl synthetase family protein, encoding MMELKNRLEHIEKTLDCFLPEKITSSWISQSFGELAYGLPDGFFLNIINPVRDLVKRGGKRWRPLLCVLSCELAEGDPERAYPLTPLIEFCHTASLVHDDIEDKSDTRRGAPAAHIKYGLDTALNSASWLYFEALNPLINYEVSESVRAEIYSFYSQNLRRLHLGQSMDIGWHSNPDIIPSVDEYITMISLKTGSLAKLAGELGFIAAGKPINEVIEYGKLMTDMGIGFQILDDVKNITEGNAGKRRGDDIVEGKKSLPLIFYIEENPEGTEKIKLLFKQAAKEGIESPAVEASISAICSSKAVKRAEDYGKKIVEASLIKLQNNYKQNEAKELIFDLFNTILR
- the ligA gene encoding NAD-dependent DNA ligase LigA, whose protein sequence is MAKEKRILDLEKIIKKHQDLYYNAQPEISDAEFDALWDELKALDPQNKLFFTVPLESTDGFAKSEHIIPMGSQEKAADPPSFEAWALKMPFKEYIVQYKMDGASLELQYEEGHFVRAVTRGDGKIGDDITENVLKMKGLIKDITVNMGPAAADGAKPFSGGIRCEVIMLRSIHKKYFKDKANCRNAANGLMKKKNGELCEHLNLFAYDAVQGSIGNPFTGDAPFKNESEKLVWLKEAGFNCVEVKYCKSIDEVIEYRAHVMDIRPSLDYDIDGLVIKNDTIDPEDMKRARPEKQIAFKFSLEEAVTVLKEIEWSESGATYTPIALIEPVRLAGTTVKRASLANPNIIKALNLKIGSRVVVTKRGEIIPKIEALAENPPNVKEIEYPDTCSVCGTPLTNEGTRLYCPNMSCPKLIHHRIEKWISVLDIRDFGITLIKRLFEMGRINSITDLYTLTVEELAGLDRMGKLSAEKVYKALHSKKEISLTEFIAGFDIEGIGETMVEKLEEAGFDDLDKILAASEADFANVYQFGQVLSRTLVTNLSVLKDEMTGLIDKGYIKIKAPLTSEEGAVLKGLSFCFTGELNTMKRAQAEALVKEKGGTVKSSVVKGLSYLVTNTPDSGSSKNKKAQELGIAIITEEAFLNLIGKV